The Eubacteriales bacterium genome window below encodes:
- a CDS encoding S8 family serine peptidase, with amino-acid sequence MFKRKLLLIVLSVFVLTAVILGTTKAQAASNPFYESDQIYQDTVENSVEESPASSLKNEDEASESTEDEVAGSKKYVVKFKPGVSLSQIYNLINSYDYEVVGSSENKLFGITTDDIETLKSLLDGYVRYIEEDIEIELSGADVKPKPISQDEVTAPLTPNDPLYSSQWYLEAINATNVWNYNKGKDTTYVAVIDSGIDRTQQDLMNANICNGVDIVLGGSCTSDYSGHGTNVIGIIAASLNNGTGISGISPNISIVPIRVVNADGSATVLDVAEAIYLAVDNGCKVINLSLGGGHASVVEDAIDYAYSSGCIIVAAAGNEGEAMFRYPASYIGVISVGSIDESLTISDFSNYNNSIDVVAPGESIMTTDDYDFTGQNYSRHNGTSFSAPCVSALAALAVSYDEDLSPDEFTNLLRRTSTDLGSQGYDIYYGYGLINADKLLQELYNSDADLNDIKVDSGTLSPAFSPYVTEYDLSLPEDHGSFTITPELINENAAFKVDGQEVTSQTYNLNNGEELNINIEVTAQSGENTKEYIIHVNQSGTPNYSITFNSLGSTVYSATVKSNSTVSLPSAPTRSGYAFGGWYKDSGYKTAWNFSSDVVTSDTILYAKWIPQAQYSISTSVNKSTYGYSYGTGKYYIGSDVTLKAVPKSGYRFVRWVEGTEKVSSSAIYTFTASKNTTLKAEFASISTPSMKSVYSNGYNTLNITWKSVSGATGYEIYRAYSRKGTYKKVGETTETSFTQSSLTTGKYYYYKVKAYCVAGSTKTYSKISSYKYAKPVPTVPSINGARLSSTSIRISGSSVSGATKYEIYRSTTSRGYYRRVAVVSSIDYINTRLSKNKTYYYKVRAYRLVGRTKVYGAFSSPIRVR; translated from the coding sequence ATGTTTAAAAGAAAATTGCTTTTGATTGTTCTTTCTGTATTTGTGTTAACAGCAGTTATTTTGGGAACAACGAAAGCGCAAGCAGCATCCAATCCATTTTATGAATCAGATCAAATTTATCAAGACACGGTTGAAAATTCTGTTGAGGAATCGCCTGCTAGCAGTTTGAAAAATGAAGACGAAGCAAGCGAATCCACTGAAGATGAGGTCGCCGGTAGTAAAAAATATGTGGTTAAATTCAAACCGGGCGTATCTTTGAGCCAAATATACAACTTAATTAATAGTTATGATTACGAGGTAGTTGGCAGCAGCGAAAATAAGTTATTTGGCATCACTACTGACGATATAGAAACTCTTAAGAGTTTACTTGATGGCTATGTCAGATATATAGAGGAAGATATCGAAATTGAGTTATCTGGGGCCGACGTAAAGCCAAAGCCCATATCTCAAGACGAAGTTACTGCACCTTTAACTCCAAACGACCCGCTTTACTCAAGCCAGTGGTATCTAGAGGCAATAAACGCAACTAATGTCTGGAACTATAATAAGGGCAAAGATACAACTTATGTCGCAGTTATAGATTCTGGAATTGACAGGACACAGCAAGATTTAATGAATGCAAATATTTGTAACGGTGTAGACATTGTCTTAGGAGGGTCCTGTACTTCTGATTACAGCGGGCATGGGACAAACGTAATAGGGATAATCGCTGCCTCGCTAAATAACGGCACAGGTATTTCAGGTATAAGCCCAAATATTTCGATAGTGCCTATCCGCGTCGTAAATGCAGATGGAAGTGCAACCGTATTGGACGTTGCCGAGGCGATTTATTTAGCTGTGGATAACGGCTGTAAGGTGATAAACTTAAGCTTGGGAGGCGGACATGCCAGTGTCGTTGAGGATGCAATAGACTATGCATATTCTTCGGGATGCATAATCGTTGCGGCCGCCGGTAATGAAGGGGAAGCAATGTTCAGGTATCCGGCTTCTTATATAGGCGTAATAAGCGTAGGGTCTATAGACGAGTCGCTTACCATATCTGATTTTTCAAATTACAACAATTCCATAGACGTTGTAGCCCCGGGGGAAAGCATTATGACAACGGACGATTATGATTTTACCGGGCAAAATTACAGCAGGCATAACGGCACTTCTTTTTCAGCACCATGTGTATCAGCGCTGGCGGCGCTTGCAGTTAGTTACGATGAAGATTTATCTCCTGATGAGTTTACTAACTTGTTAAGGAGGACAAGCACAGACCTAGGTAGCCAAGGCTATGATATTTATTATGGTTATGGTTTGATAAACGCAGATAAGTTATTACAGGAGCTATATAATAGCGACGCCGATCTTAATGATATAAAAGTTGATAGCGGAACTCTATCGCCCGCATTCAGCCCTTATGTAACGGAATATGACTTGTCTCTCCCTGAAGACCACGGCAGCTTTACTATAACGCCGGAACTTATAAACGAAAATGCAGCATTTAAAGTTGACGGGCAGGAAGTTACAAGCCAAACCTATAATTTAAATAACGGTGAAGAACTTAATATAAATATAGAAGTAACGGCGCAAAGCGGAGAGAATACTAAGGAATATATAATTCATGTAAACCAGAGCGGAACACCGAACTACTCCATCACATTTAATTCTTTGGGTAGTACTGTTTATTCAGCAACAGTTAAAAGCAACTCTACAGTATCCCTGCCATCTGCACCTACAAGATCAGGATATGCCTTTGGAGGCTGGTACAAAGACTCAGGGTATAAAACTGCATGGAACTTTTCATCTGACGTAGTTACATCCGATACAATATTGTATGCAAAATGGATACCTCAAGCCCAATATTCCATTTCAACGTCTGTCAATAAAAGCACATACGGATATTCATATGGTACTGGAAAATATTATATAGGATCAGATGTAACACTAAAAGCCGTTCCTAAATCAGGATACCGTTTTGTAAGGTGGGTTGAGGGTACGGAAAAAGTCTCGTCAAGCGCTATTTATACTTTTACTGCTTCAAAAAACACAACGCTTAAAGCGGAGTTTGCATCTATAAGCACTCCAAGTATGAAATCAGTTTATTCAAACGGATATAATACTTTAAACATCACTTGGAAATCAGTATCAGGTGCTACGGGGTACGAAATTTACAGGGCTTATTCTAGAAAAGGGACATACAAGAAGGTTGGAGAAACAACTGAAACGAGTTTTACTCAATCGAGTTTAACAACCGGAAAGTATTACTACTATAAAGTTAAGGCATACTGTGTGGCCGGCTCCACTAAGACATATAGCAAGATTTCATCTTATAAATATGCAAAACCTGTACCAACAGTTCCTTCTATAAACGGTGCACGGCTTTCATCTACAAGCATTAGAATTTCAGGGTCTTCGGTTAGCGGGGCAACCAAATACGAGATATACCGGTCAACTACTTCAAGAGGATATTATAGAAGAGTGGCGGTTGTAAGTTCTATTGACTATATTAATACGCGCCTTTCTAAGAACAAGACTTACTATTATAAGGTGAGAGCATACCGCCTAGTAGGTAGAACTAAGGTATATGGAGCCTTTTCATCGCCAATACGAGTGCGTTGA